Proteins encoded by one window of Candidatus Nomurabacteria bacterium:
- a CDS encoding extracellular solute-binding protein, translating to MNNFQIGLSITFVVAFVVAVAIFAGIIKVPTKASKAVGGAEGQVVMWGTLDGGVLAKPLEDFNFKKPYNVKYVKKNIETLDQELLEALASGKGPDLVLMPSELLWHFKDKAYMIPYTGYSERSYLDTFIPEANMYLFKDGILALPFRIDPLVLYYNRDYFTNAGIVNYPRTWTDVITDVPLLTNKDANGNIIRSAIALGTFGNTTHAKAIMSTLLFQAGNPIMSYDRNEDTINPTFKGNFSGKASEDALAFYQSFANPAVSNYSWNAVFPNARDAFVAGDVAMYIGYASELTSLHDKNPNLNFDVVTIPQTAEGDTKATYGNLEGLMVMNSSRNLTTAYVVAALLTGKDFMNTIIPNLLLPPVRRDLLAERPTDPALLVFYTAALNARGWIDPNTKETDAIFAKMLQDITTGIATPAQVLTDAQATLSLYLGK from the coding sequence ATGAATAATTTTCAAATTGGTCTGTCGATTACTTTTGTTGTTGCTTTTGTTGTTGCTGTAGCAATTTTTGCTGGAATTATTAAAGTTCCCACAAAGGCAAGCAAGGCTGTTGGTGGTGCTGAGGGTCAAGTCGTCATGTGGGGAACACTCGATGGTGGTGTATTAGCAAAGCCCCTTGAGGATTTTAATTTCAAAAAGCCGTATAACGTCAAATACGTCAAGAAAAATATTGAGACTTTGGACCAAGAATTACTCGAAGCACTAGCCTCTGGCAAGGGTCCTGATCTTGTCCTCATGCCATCTGAACTTCTCTGGCACTTCAAAGATAAAGCGTACATGATTCCCTACACTGGCTATAGTGAGCGATCGTATCTAGATACCTTTATACCTGAGGCAAATATGTACCTCTTTAAAGATGGAATATTGGCACTACCGTTTAGGATTGATCCCTTGGTGTTGTATTACAATCGGGATTACTTTACCAACGCTGGTATAGTCAATTATCCACGAACATGGACTGATGTCATTACTGATGTACCGTTACTTACCAACAAAGATGCCAATGGCAATATTATCCGCAGTGCTATCGCGCTCGGAACGTTTGGTAATACAACACATGCCAAAGCAATCATGTCAACACTACTTTTCCAAGCTGGGAATCCAATCATGAGTTATGACAGAAATGAGGATACAATCAATCCAACATTCAAAGGTAATTTTTCTGGTAAAGCATCAGAAGATGCGCTAGCCTTTTACCAAAGTTTTGCGAACCCAGCTGTTAGTAATTATTCTTGGAATGCTGTTTTCCCGAATGCACGTGATGCGTTCGTGGCTGGTGATGTTGCGATGTATATAGGATACGCGAGTGAGCTCACATCACTGCATGATAAAAATCCAAATCTTAATTTTGACGTCGTCACTATTCCTCAGACAGCGGAAGGTGATACGAAGGCAACCTATGGCAATCTCGAAGGGCTTATGGTGATGAACTCATCTCGAAATCTTACAACAGCCTATGTTGTAGCGGCGCTTCTTACGGGAAAAGATTTTATGAATACGATTATTCCAAATTTGCTACTACCACCAGTGCGTCGTGATTTGTTGGCTGAGCGTCCTACTGATCCGGCGCTTCTTGTGTTCTATACTGCAGCATTGAACGCTCGAGGGTGGATAGATCCAAATACCAAAGAAACTGATGCGATTTTTGCAAAAATGCTTCAGGATATTACAACTGGCATAGCAACACCCGCACAAGTGTTGACTGATGCGCAAGCTACATTATCTTTATATCTAGGTAAATAA